DNA sequence from the Armigeres subalbatus isolate Guangzhou_Male chromosome 1, GZ_Asu_2, whole genome shotgun sequence genome:
GTTCTATTCAACTTACCCAAAATTACGTTAATAGTATCAACTGATAAACCAAAATTCTCGAGCAGCTCGACGAATTTTACGGTTTCTTCGTCGATGCTTACAATTTCCAGCTCCAATTTTGCTTCCGCAGACATTGTTTGAAAAACTTAAAATGGCGGCTGTTGAAACTATACACACCGAAACAAAAACTCAATTATTTTTtagttaaacatatttttttgttgtttctacaaATTTGCAGAGTTGAATCAATGCATgtagaaaattgaaatattatcGATACAGCAAAATCGTTTTCAactggaaatttttttgttttaaaaatacgaatttattgaaataataaaataatgtcgtttaatttaaaaaatacgatgATTGTAGATTCTACTACATgatattttcaattcaattatgTCATATTTTTCTGCGTGAAGGATAATAATAACTCGTACTATGGCTTACAGATCCCAAACACGATAATACCTAACCTACCGGTAATCTGCATCTGATAAaatatcttgttttttttttcattatatttactAGCAGGAAAAACGTCGGCCCCCGTCTGTGATATCGTATCAGTTACGCTATCAACGACGGCCAGCGGACGATCATCTGTGAAAAATGTCCCCCATGCTGTCACTACCACGTATGGAACAACCTCAAGTACTCATGCCCCCATGAATGAAGATATGGATTATGATCGGCTCCCGGTGCTCCCAACATCAGCATCGATATCAACGAATGCTACTATAAACACCGTAACAACCACTACTAACGTTAGCACTAGAGGTGATGATTAGTTGATTAGTTCCATCTTTAAATAGCTATAGCTATAATAGCGTTGAATGTTTTGTTTCGCATTTTGAAAAACACATTTGCTTTCCGTTGTCTTATTTTTGCTACAGTAAACTCGTACGATTTGTTGCACAGCGACGTCACCAGTGGGGAAGACATCCTGAGTGGAAGTAGTCAATCCCACGGCAACTACCTAATAATCCATTATGCCAGGCTAGTGTCGCCCAGTACATGCAAATGGAGAGTCCAACAGCTGGTTCTGTACAAAAACGAACACAGAGTTACCAAGCTTTGGTACAATCGTTTATCAGAAGATATCAGAGGTGAGTTTGCACTCTAAACCGATAAGCCGGTTTGAGATATCGGGGCAATAATAAACTCGTAAGAACGTATGAATTATTTATGATGTTTTGTTCTCGTTtttccttatttattttttagagCAAAACCGACCGAAAAATATATTACTGTTTCTCAATCCTTACGGTGGCAAACAAAAGGCATTTTCCCTTTTCGAAAAGTATGCCAAACCGTTGTTCAAATTGGCCCATGTTGATATCAATTTGATAATAACGCAACGGGCGCAGCAAATCTATGACATTATGACCTCGCAAACGATCAATCTAAACAACTATGACGGCGTGGTATGCTGCGGTGGCGATGGGACATTCGCTGAGCTTTTCAACGGACTGGTCTATCGGACGATGATTGACAAGGGTGAGTATAAGTCATTTCATCAACTTCCCTCGTCGGCATACTTGTGCCGTATGTAATCCATTATCGCTTTTCATAGCAAATTctcattattaaaaacaaaaattttcaatgTCATACGCGACATTGCTGGCCTGGTATCCAGGCTCTAGTTGAAATATAGaaattaaaatatattgaaattcaAAGTCACGAAAAACATACAATGGAAACGTGGGTGGTAGATGTATACGAAAACACAGTAACACTAACATACAAGTATaatacaatagatctaacaaaagggtgcagtgattaaaatatCCAACAAGGAAAAAACATGCAAGTAGGGGCAAATAGCCCAAAGTTTAGGTACATTCCAGTTAAGGgtcattttttgtttgtttccttAACCATAAATCACTTACAACTGctgtaaaaaaaattgcatatcGCTTCGATTCATAATTTGTTGTTCACTCATTAACTCTCCTTATATTCAATAATCTAACTTCATTCCAGGAATGGACATTAACCAACCACCATACTTACCCAAACCAAGCATCCCAATCGGGATTATTCCAGCTGGTAGCACTGATACGGTAGCTTACTGCTTAAATGGTACCACTGACATTAAAACCTCCATCATCCACATAATTCTTGGTCAAACAAATGGCCTTGACATTTCCAGTGTGTACCGAAATTGCGCTGATAGCGGCAGTGGAGGTTCTAGTCAAGTGCAACCTGCCAATGATTTGAAAATATCAGACAATAATACTTTCgacagttctaccgctggtcaTGCTAGAACGCGACCTCAATTGCTCAAACTCTATGCCAGTGTACTATCATACGGATTCCTTGGCGACGTGACGTTTGACAGTGAAAATTATCGATGGATGGGACCTAAACGATACGACTACTCAGGTGAGTTCAATTCGAAGCATTCGTATAGAAATCGTTGTAACTTGTTTTCTTCTGCTCATTGATTTACAGGATTTAAAAAATTCTTACGCAATCGTGGCTATAGCGGAGACATCACCATCCACCTGGAAATGGATATGATCGATAACGTGCGTGTTGATCGGAATAGTCCGCATGACGGCGTTCTGTGCTTGGAAAATTGCCAACGTTGCCAAGCTTCTTCCGCTAAAATTGCAAATCCTATAGACTGTGAAACCGAAACAGTTACCATCAGTGGAAAGTTCCTGATGGTGAATGGTGCTAATATTTCCTGTGCATGCTCTCGCAGTCCACAGGGTTTTAATCCATACAGCCACCTGGGCGATGGCTATATTGACCTGATTTTGGTACGGCATACTTCGTTTTTCAATAATGTAAGGCTGCTGCTGGCGATGTCATCGAAACGGAAAAAGATCGTAAGTTTTTTGGGAAACCGATTTGAAACTCAGAACACTGTTTCTGACTAAATCTAACAATTCTAATAAGTAATGATAGCTTCATAGATTGTGTTGTACAATCAATCGGTCACGGGTTTTCCGTTTTAAACAATAGCTCACAAGTTTGATCTCCGTAGCTATTCTTTATGATTGGTGTCCGGTCGTTTTCATCTCCTGTACGACTATCATtacattttacaatttttgctaAAGATAAGTAGGTACTTTTGAATTCCTTACGCTGAGCTTCTAGGCATCTATTTGATACATTCTGcaggtcattttttcaaaagcaTTCATTTACTTTTATTAATTTGATTGGCAAATGCTTGCTTCAAATGGAGGAATGAACTACTCATTAGAATTATTTCAATTGCGTTAATGTTAATTAATGTGTGCTTTCAAAGATGGAATCACCTGTTCATTTACCCTATTTCTAACGTACGCATAGAAAAGAAATCACATACGCTTCGACTTATTTCGGGCGAATGCaaacttttgaagaaggaataCTGCACGTTATttatatttatcatcagactaaggccggagtggcctgtgctgcacataaaagacttctccattcagctcggtccatggctgcacttcgccaaccacgcagtctgcggagggtccgcaagtcgtcctccatctgatcgatccaccttgcccgcggtgcacctcgccttcttgttcccgtcggatcgttgccgagaaccattttcaccggattactgtccgacattctggctacgtgcccggcccaccgcagtcttccgattttcgcggtgtgaacgatggatggttctcccaacagctgatgcaattcgtggttcatccgcctcctccacgtaccgtccgccatctgcaccccaccatagatggtacgcaacactttcctttcgaaaactcccagtgcgtgttggtcctccacgagcatcgtccaggtctcgtgttcgtagagaactaccggtcttataagcgttttgtagatagtcagtttggtacggtggcgaactctattcgatcgaagcgtcttgcggagtccaaagtacgtacgatttccagccactatgcgtctccgaatttctctgctggtatcgttatcggcggtcaccagtgagcccaagtacacgaattcttcaaccacctcgatttcgtcaccaccgatagaaactcgtggtgggtggcttacattgacctctcttgagcctcttcatatcatgtacttcgtcttcgacgtgttgatgactagtccaatccgtttagcttcgcttttcagtctgatgtagacttcctccatcctctcaaagttacgtgccatgatatcaatgtcgtcggcgaaaccaaataactggacggacttcgtgaaaatcgtaatcgatgagattctggtagatgcgattgaccgtgaaccaaaccgcgggctgttatggcagcctataaccatggagcacctaaacgacttcgaattggcggatgacgttgcactactcgcgcaacggcgctctgatatgcagagtaagctcaacgaccttgccgatcgctcctcctcggcaggtttagtcatcaacgtcaacaaaaccaaatcgttggatgtaaacacggtgactccttccagtttcacagtagccgggcaaccagtggagaatgttgaaagcttccaatatcttggtagccaaatggcgtcagacggcggtaccaagaacgacataggcgcacggatcaagaaagcaagggctgcctttgcgagtttaagaaatatctggaaaaacaggcagataagtgaacgcaccaaaatacgaattttcaactcaaacgtgaaatctgtgctgttatacgctagcgaaacatggtgtgtatcagtggagaacactcaacggctgcaggtgttcattaacagatgcctgcggtatataattcgggcctggtggcctcacaactggatctcaaacaacgagctccatcgtcgttgtcaccagaggccgatagcaacagaaattcgggatcggaagtggggctgggtcggccacactctacgtaggggcggaaacgaaatctgtaagcaagcattagactggaacccagcgggacatcgcagcagaggcagacccagaggctcatggcggcgaagcctcaataaagaaataaaagaagtcgaccgaaatctaacctggcaacaggttaaagcgatagccgggcatcgctcaggatggagatctttcaagtcggccctttgcaccaccggaggtgtacaggatccataagtaagtaagtacttcgtgaaaattgtacccctcgtgtcaatccctgcccttcgtattactccctccaaagcgatgttgaatagcagacacgaaagaccatcaccttgccgtaaccctctacgggtttcgaagggactcgagaatgcccctgaaactcgaactacgcacatcacccgatccatcgtcgccttgatcaaccgtatcagtttatccggaaatccgttttcgtgcattagttgccataaataaatgatgtgtgggcacgttgtattcgcggcatttctgcaatacctgacgtatggcgaacacctggtctgtggtagagcgttcacccataaatcccgcctggtactgccccacgaactctcttgcaattggtgttagtcgacggcataacatttgggagagtaccttgtaggcggcgttcagtaatgtgattgcgcggtagttgctacaatccagcttatcgccctttttgtagatgggacacacgacaccttccatccactcctgcggcagaacctcatcctcccaaaccttggtaatcacccagtgcagcgctctagccagtgcttcacgccgtattatcttctatgtcgttcgtaatagttgtttttaaaggcggcttattgggcctgcgcaaacctcctgtctcgtcggagggccgtcgtgtcagggctgtttagcgtcccacctaacaccaggacttgggcttgtgcgctttgagtggcacacggtcgctttagcggagcctacttgcggatacatgcagctttttatagaggtttaacagggcccactgtcaaaccccaccacatcctaggcaggcgccacaactcgcagatggcatggggagggatcgtcaagcccttgaacatagtccctgctgccctgctgCTACTGCACGTGCTCAACGTATTTGACACATATTTTCAAAGATTATGCAAAATGGTCGTTATACCAAATCCCTCGAGGTACCCAATACATTATGCCAACTGGTTTTTATGTCAAATGACTGTTAGATACTCaactcgttatgccaaatgtcgtTATGCCATATGGACGTCCTTTTTTTTCAGGCTAATCGATTCCAAATTTCGTGACAAGCCAGTTGTTGCGCTTGCCAGTCCATTATTCGTCCTACGATTTGATGGTCTTCACAAAATAATATTTCGCAGcatcctccttagcctagcggtaacacgcgcggctataaagcaaaatCATGCTgacggtggctgggtttgatccCCGGTGCCGGACAAGgcatttttcggattggaaattgtcccgattatatcatcgtgttagctatatgatatacgaatgcataaatggtaccttggcttagaatcctcgcagttgataactgtggaagtgcttaacacgtacgtccccaacccccattttacgacaaaactcgaaattcaaaacaacgctgctcagccaatttctaacggattttcaagcaatcttctagaatcgatcacaaaattcctctagttttaggaaccgaggttaattttttttgataTGGCCATGGTtgcggagatattccggggagtactggggttacctccctcccggaaaaaatggtcacaaATGGTCAGATcgacttcgaaatccatcgtgcgacatgtcaaacttcatgattttgcaaaacaagtacactggagtacatttcaacGACTTTCGGTCGAATTGGCCACccaccgggtgcttccagggcatggttcccttggggaagtggccaatatccgtccaatcttggaacccatcttgcgacatgtcaaacttcatgattttgcaaaacaagtacactggagtacatttcggcgacattCGAtcaaattggccaccctccgggtacttccaggacctggttcccttggggaagtggccaatattcgttcaatcttggaacctaTCTTGCggtatgtcaaacttcatgattttgcaaaacaagtatactgaagtacatttcggcgattttcgatcgaattggccaccctccgggtactgcCAGGGCCttgttcccttggggaagtggccaatattcgtccaatcttggaacccatcttgcgacatgtcaaacttcatgattttgcaaaacaagtacactggagtacatttcggcgactttcgatcgaattggccaccctccgggtgcttccagtgcctggttcccttgggaaagtggccaatatccgtccaatcttggaacccatcttgcgacatgtcaaacttcatgattttgcaaaacaagtacactggagtacacttCGGCGACATTCGATCAAATTGGcgaccctccgggtgcttccagggcctggttcccttggggaagtggccaatatccgtttaatcttggaacccaacttgcgacatgtcaaacttcatgattttgcaaaacaagtatactgaagtccatttcggtgattttcgatcgaattggccaccttccgggtacttccaggtagacctgtgcgctaattgatattttaccggcggtggcgtgatagagCATTTTCAGGCAGCGACGGCGGCGTCACGCCATTAGTGATCAGCGGTGGCGCGGATCGGCGTGAACCACTTCAAGCGCCAAAAAATCGGAGGAATTactagaaaaacttccggaggaagtactGGAGGAGCTGCCAGAAGAAttactgggggaacttccggaagaataaatgtaggaacttctagaggaattactggaggaactttcggaggaattcctggaggaacttccggaggaattcctggagaaacttccggagaaataactggaggaacttcttggaagaacttccggaggaactcctggaggaacttcggaaggaattcccggaggaacttccggaggaattcctggaggaactttcggaggaatttcttgaagaacttctggaggaatttctgaaagaacttccgggggaattcctggaggaacttccggaggaattcctggaggaacttccggaggaattcctggaggaacttccggaggaattcctggaggaatttccggaggaattcctggaggaacttccggaagaattcctggaggaacttccggaggaattcctggaggaacttccggaggaattcctggaggaacttccggaggaattcctggaggaattcctaaaggaacttccagacgaaatccgggaggagtatctggaagaatttcccaggggCACTTATGtagacggatattggccacttccccaagggaaccaggccctggaaacacccggagggtggccaattcgaccgaaagtcgccgaaatgtactccagtgtacttgttttgccaAATCACGAAGTtagacatgtcgcaagatgggttccaagattggacgaaaattggccacttccccaagggaaccaggccctggaagcacccggtggGTGgctaattcgatcgaaaattgccgaaatgtactccagtgtacttgttttgcaaaatcatgaagtttgacatgtcgcaagatggatttcgaagccgatctgcacatgaccattttttccgggagggaggtaaccccagtactccccggaatatatccggaaccatgaccattgcacaaaaattgacctcggttcctaaaactataggaattttgtgatcggttccagaagattgcttgaaaatccgttagaagtTGGCTGAGCTGTGTTGTTTTgagttttgagttttgtcgtaaaatgagggttggggacgtacgtgttaatgaacactaaggtgTGGGGCGGCAATGTCACATTGGGTCATGTAAtgtcaagaagaagaagaagaagaagcagaagaagaagaagaagaagaagaataggaagaggaaaaagaagaagaagaagaagaagaagaggaaaaagaagaagaagaggaaaaagaagaagaagaagaaaaagaagtgatTTGACGTTCAGATCAGGTTCAAGCTGTTGATGGAGATTTTTACTTGATTCTCTGTATGCAGATATGTTACATTTTGGCCTCTTTTGAGGAACCGGAACAACTGCTGCTTACTGCACTGCCAAATTCATTCCATGCTCTGCTTTCGTGCTGCGTGAAGAAGCTAGCCGCTTGCGGAATTCTTGTTCGTTGGAGATcacaataaaagatattttagttactagataaagattgtcgcttctgttccctttgttctgctgtccgaaacatgtgtggtacatacctgtcaaatcgtatggatttttcttctttgacatttagctcccctatcctcgccagcaaaagatgttccggacagcgacgacagcgacaatctttatctagtaactaaaatatcttttatcacAATGGACTGCAATTTTTGCTGCCCTCCAACGCGTTCCTATAAAAACCGGGAATTGTAATTATCATTTAATGTAAATTACATGTGTCAATTCGTGTCCCTTGTCATGAGTCGTTGTCGGTAAAGCTGTTACCGATCTTTTTTCTGTCGATTGCTCAAACAGTTTGTTACGATTTGTGAACAGTTTAGTTTGTTGGCCTAAGCTTAAGGTTTCTATCCACagtgatggggctgccatctcaGATATAGCTTACGGGGCATAGCATTTATTtttcagccgctggatgccagaacagacgcttgCACGGACTGGGCTGAAGCGCATCGAATGGCATATGTTCGCTAGATTAGGGCTTGCTTACGTGtgtacatgcagctttttataaaaaatcaacagagcccactgtctaaccccaccacatcctagaaaGCCCCGCCTACTAATTTTCCAATGAGTTTTCGTTAGCTGTTGTAGGTCGTAGCATGCCCGCTTGCACCATGGGGAAGGAGGTTTGAGGTTATGCCAATATAGATATAGAATCGACTTGTAGGGCAGATGAAGTTTGGGTAGGATTAGGATTCAGTCACTAGTGCCACGTTAGAAGAAgaattataataatttattcaaaCAATCCAAAAATTTACTTTAATTCTTTTGTTTTTGCTACAGTTAATATGGGGGCTTTGAGTTTGAAAACCAGAACATCATATAAGAGAACAAGTTTTAGTAGCTGATGACAAAAGTCTCAATCCACAATCTGGTTTGACTGAAACGGAATCCTCTAAAAACACAGATTAATCATCCGAGCGACAACGATGCTTTTCTAGCGATCATGAAAGATAGGAAAAAACGGTTCAGCAATTTTACAtttctttttctaaattttcatgTACTTAAACAATTATTGTACTGGGTTCCATatagaataaaaataaagcaaGACTAATGAAATTTGATTGGGCACCCATATACATATAATCAAGTCATATATACCCAAGAGATATTCATAATTTCGCAAAATTTGGGATGTGATATACACTTCGTCGCATTCTACGCAGATCGATAACGATATTGTCAATTTCTGGGTATACATTAATGCTCACAATTTTTCCGATAGGcttgatttttttgtggatttttccATGTGGTCAACTCAATGCTTCAATAAATCCTGTGGTCATAACCATCCACCGAAAACAAACCGCGTTAAAAGTCACCTATCTGTAGATAATATTTGGAGTGAACACATGTCTGTTCGGCACTAAAAGCCAAAAATGTAGGAATACACTCAATAATTTATGTATCGGATTCGCATACCAATATGAAAATTCCATTCTCTTGTCATCAATGCTTTGCACGTTTCCGACACAAGACCGGTATTCTTCATGCTAATCACACATTCACAGTCTACCTTTGATAAAGCGTAACGCGTCTGATTTTTCGTTGTCGCCTCTTCCTACTACATCGTACTGCTATGCGGCTGCCGGGTGGTTCCGCTGAAAACAGAGCGATTTACCATTTGTGGAGATTTACCGGACGAAGAAATTCAGCTTCAATGGACGCGTCGTGACTGCACGCCAAGGTCACGGTCACGATAACGGTGCGGCGATTGCTGATGAGTTGGACCGAACCGGTACAACGGCGACGACTAGCACAGACTCAACGAACGACATTGTGGACTCAACGGCGTCGACCGGCAGCTCGGACGAGAACAATAAGCTACTGTCCAAGTGGAACTGTGATGGGGAGATCCTGATGGATACGAATATAACAGTAGAGTGAGTCttgttatatatattttttaattattctaTAAATTGAATAAACCGGATGATGCTGTTCTATCTTTCAGGTGCAATTGCCAGCTAATTAACGTGTTCCGACGAGGTATCAGTTGCAGTGATAGTAGTTGTAAGAAAAATGACCCAGGCGTATTGAACTGCTGCGGAGTTTGTAAATAATCCCTAACTAACTAACCCTAAGTCACACGTGATGCAAGACAAAATGTGCTCTAATAATTTTAAGATGATTTCCTGCTCTTTTGAGGTTACACTTTAAACAAACCCTGCCTGTGATTGGTATTAGAAAAGAAAAACTTAACTTATTAGACTTTTTATGTTAGCGTCGTCGTATGCCTGGacaaaagtattttttaaaacaGCGGAACATTCAAAGTACTACTCTCAATTCAAACATGTTTTAGGGTGTGTAATAATTAAGTATTTGAATTGGTATTCTACAATAACATCATCATTCGAGATGAATTCCAATATTTAATGCTCTTATGACATTCCAATATGGTAAATTCAACTGTATTGAACATTTACAACTGCTGATAGGCTTACCTTTTCCTACAAAGGTATCGTGTCCTACATTACCATTTAGGTATTAGAAGAATAGCATTTTTGCTTTCCATTCAAGATACTTGTGATGATAGTATATTTTGTTTAAGGATGCTTATTGAAAATTCGAGGAATTCAATTGGGGCGTTGGGAAACGACAAAGAAATGTCtttaaatatacataactaatatGATGGGCTGAACAGTTGAAGTAGTTGTACGAACTAGTAATTGTACTCAATGAGTCGTACTTGTTAATCAAATGGTTAGATTGTAAATTCTAGGGATATAGTT
Encoded proteins:
- the LOC134205326 gene encoding ceramide kinase isoform X1, whose protein sequence is MDKQNEVLLNTFVISKKKYRVVYNAGVLVWEAENSKKAGKTSAPVCDIVSVTLSTTASGRSSVKNVPHAVTTTYGTTSSTHAPMNEDMDYDRLPVLPTSASISTNATINTVTTTTNVSTRVNSYDLLHSDVTSGEDILSGSSQSHGNYLIIHYARLVSPSTCKWRVQQLVLYKNEHRVTKLWYNRLSEDIREQNRPKNILLFLNPYGGKQKAFSLFEKYAKPLFKLAHVDINLIITQRAQQIYDIMTSQTINLNNYDGVVCCGGDGTFAELFNGLVYRTMIDKGMDINQPPYLPKPSIPIGIIPAGSTDTVAYCLNGTTDIKTSIIHIILGQTNGLDISSVYRNCADSGSGGSSQVQPANDLKISDNNTFDSSTAGHARTRPQLLKLYASVLSYGFLGDVTFDSENYRWMGPKRYDYSGFKKFLRNRGYSGDITIHLEMDMIDNVRVDRNSPHDGVLCLENCQRCQASSAKIANPIDCETETVTISGKFLMVNGANISCACSRSPQGFNPYSHLGDGYIDLILVRHTSFFNNVRLLLAMSSKRKKISDLPFVEIYRTKKFSFNGRVVTARQGHGHDNGAAIADELDRTGTTATTSTDSTNDIVDSTASTGSSDENNKLLSKWNCDGEILMDTNITVECNCQLINVFRRGISCSDSSCKKNDPGVLNCCGVCK
- the LOC134205326 gene encoding ceramide kinase isoform X4 — protein: MDKQNEVLLNTFVISKKKYRVVYNAGVLVWEAENSKKAGKTSAPVCDIVSVTLSTTASGRSSVKNVPHAVTTTYGTTSSTHAPMNEDMDYDRLPVLPTSASISTNATINTVTTTTNVSTRVNSYDLLHSDVTSGEDILSGSSQSHGNYLIIHYARLVSPSTCKWRVQQLVLYKNEHRVTKLWYNRLSEDIREQNRPKNILLFLNPYGGKQKAFSLFEKYAKPLFKLAHVDINLIITQRAQQIYDIMTSQTINLNNYDGVVCCGGDGTFAELFNGLVYRTMIDKGMDINQPPYLPKPSIPIGIIPAGSTDTVAYCLNGTTDIKTSIIHIILGQTNGLDISSVYRNCADSGSGGSSQVQPANDLKISDNNTFDSSTAGHARTRPQLLKLYASVLSYGFLGDVTFDSENYRWMGPKRYDYSGFKKFLRNRGYSGDITIHLEMDMIDNVRVDRNSPHDGVLCLENCQRCQASSAKIANPIDCETETVTISGKFLMVNGANISCACSRSPQGFNPYSHLGDGYIDLILVRHTSFFNNVRLLLAMSSKRKKISTFDKA
- the LOC134205326 gene encoding ceramide kinase isoform X2 gives rise to the protein MDKQNEVLLNTFVISKKKYRVVYNAGVLVWEAENSKKGKTSAPVCDIVSVTLSTTASGRSSVKNVPHAVTTTYGTTSSTHAPMNEDMDYDRLPVLPTSASISTNATINTVTTTTNVSTRVNSYDLLHSDVTSGEDILSGSSQSHGNYLIIHYARLVSPSTCKWRVQQLVLYKNEHRVTKLWYNRLSEDIREQNRPKNILLFLNPYGGKQKAFSLFEKYAKPLFKLAHVDINLIITQRAQQIYDIMTSQTINLNNYDGVVCCGGDGTFAELFNGLVYRTMIDKGMDINQPPYLPKPSIPIGIIPAGSTDTVAYCLNGTTDIKTSIIHIILGQTNGLDISSVYRNCADSGSGGSSQVQPANDLKISDNNTFDSSTAGHARTRPQLLKLYASVLSYGFLGDVTFDSENYRWMGPKRYDYSGFKKFLRNRGYSGDITIHLEMDMIDNVRVDRNSPHDGVLCLENCQRCQASSAKIANPIDCETETVTISGKFLMVNGANISCACSRSPQGFNPYSHLGDGYIDLILVRHTSFFNNVRLLLAMSSKRKKISDLPFVEIYRTKKFSFNGRVVTARQGHGHDNGAAIADELDRTGTTATTSTDSTNDIVDSTASTGSSDENNKLLSKWNCDGEILMDTNITVECNCQLINVFRRGISCSDSSCKKNDPGVLNCCGVCK
- the LOC134205326 gene encoding ceramide kinase isoform X3 — encoded protein: MNEDMDYDRLPVLPTSASISTNATINTVTTTTNVSTRVNSYDLLHSDVTSGEDILSGSSQSHGNYLIIHYARLVSPSTCKWRVQQLVLYKNEHRVTKLWYNRLSEDIREQNRPKNILLFLNPYGGKQKAFSLFEKYAKPLFKLAHVDINLIITQRAQQIYDIMTSQTINLNNYDGVVCCGGDGTFAELFNGLVYRTMIDKGMDINQPPYLPKPSIPIGIIPAGSTDTVAYCLNGTTDIKTSIIHIILGQTNGLDISSVYRNCADSGSGGSSQVQPANDLKISDNNTFDSSTAGHARTRPQLLKLYASVLSYGFLGDVTFDSENYRWMGPKRYDYSGFKKFLRNRGYSGDITIHLEMDMIDNVRVDRNSPHDGVLCLENCQRCQASSAKIANPIDCETETVTISGKFLMVNGANISCACSRSPQGFNPYSHLGDGYIDLILVRHTSFFNNVRLLLAMSSKRKKISDLPFVEIYRTKKFSFNGRVVTARQGHGHDNGAAIADELDRTGTTATTSTDSTNDIVDSTASTGSSDENNKLLSKWNCDGEILMDTNITVECNCQLINVFRRGISCSDSSCKKNDPGVLNCCGVCK